The Anas acuta chromosome 7, bAnaAcu1.1, whole genome shotgun sequence genome has a window encoding:
- the TCTN3 gene encoding tectonic-3 isoform X3, with amino-acid sequence MRGARGVLLALLLARLAAAAELPAGAARGAAPRAEATAPRRGPADRVAWGGARIPAAGALRGRPAPPPRRRRAPRAPPRPRPRPAAASSPETCGLRRPGAVDASRRTGGSRSVNQVCVEKSLVFRTNTPYHTDTISVPGEHDLLFCVHLDDSKLNYFQQPQPIKESDFLKFSEKYGRLSFLAVSQVQPSFSAFYRAGDPILIYFDSSSTLSMLRQPVKMGVSGLCVDGNPAGFLESKSTSCTRIFTNLSKSCITDPALDAASYYRDFTVLKVPIDGTLVESMKVKIIPVTPPRAPYMKENTCNNAVSEVTYEIEFNGTHGIQSVSVRFKVTNISGNSGVSLQQHFTLHFWTRTPSHTLPRSRNPGFIIGAPLLIANTGAKQHMTILRSEGDGSCSQFLRHTVQFGKNMRTGCKLSLPQTEESNCSYIQMKLYEALQGMNTAEDLAITSSAHSTQVEEWTTILIQNCSVQAMNCTSCCMVPVTLNIQILWTKVGLLSNPQAQILSARYSYQCHLLKLLDVSLVPLTTVVTFADMTEWPEPPHGQPKIQWKLPFDFFFPFKVVLNGERSYRGDLAAYFLLILILSSILCL; translated from the exons ATGCGCGGCGCCCgcggggtgctgctggccctgctgctggcgcGGCTGGCTGCCGCCGCCGAGCTGCCCGCCGGGGCCGCGCGCGGAGCGGCTCCCCGAGCCGAGGCGACGGCTCCGCGCCGAGGCCCCGCCGACCGCGTGGCCTGGGGCGGCGCCCGGATCCCCGCCGCCGGCGCCCtccgcggccgccccgccccgccgccccgccgccgccgggccccgcgggcacccccgcggccccggccccgccccgccgccgccagctCGCCCGAAACTTGCGGCCTGCGCCGCCCCGGGGCAGTCGACGCGTCCCGCCGTACCGGCGGCAGCAG GTCTGTGAATCAAGTGTGTGTGGAAAAATCGCTTGTGTTCAGAACTAATACTCCTTATCACACTGATACCATTTCTGTCCCTGGTGAACATGATCTGCTGTTCTGTGTGCACCTGGATGACT CAAAGCTGAACTATTTCCAGCAGCCACAGCCTATCAAAGAATCTGATTTTCTGAAGTTCTCAGAGAAGTACGGCAGACTCTCTTTCTTAGCAGTATCACAAGTCCAGCCATCGTTTTCTGCCTTTTACCGG GCTGGTGATCCAATCCTAATCTATTTTGATTCATCATCTACACTGAGTATGCTTAGACAACCAGTGAAAATGGGAGTCAGTGGACTCTGTGTTGATGGAAATCCTGCTG GCTTCCTGGAAAGTAAAAGCACAAGCTGTACTCGGATTTTCACCAACTTGAGCAAGAGCTGCATTACTGACCCTGCCCTAGATGCTGCCTCATACTACCGTGACTTCACAGTGCTAAAG gtTCCAATCGATGGCACTCTTGTGGAGTCCATGAAG GTGAAGATCATCCCAGTCACACCACCTAGAGCTCCctacatgaaagaaaacacatgtaACAATGCTGTTTCTGAG GTGACCTATGAAATAGAATTCAATGGCACCCATGGGATTCAGAGTGTGTCTGTCCGGTTCAAAGTGACCAACATCTCTGGGAACTCAGGAgtctctctgcagcagcacttcaCTTTGCACTTCTGG ACCAGGACTCCATCTCATACGTTGCCTAGAAGCAGAAACCCTGGCTTCATCATTGGAGCACCACTGCTGATTGCAAACACTGGTGCCAAGCAGCAT ATGACCATTTTAAGGAGTGAGGGTGATGGAAGTTGTTCACAGTTCCTCAGACACACGGtacaatttggaaaaaatatgagGACTGGCTGCAAGCTCAG CCTACCCCAAACAGAAGAAAGTAACTGCAGTTACATCCAGATGAAGTTATATGAGGCTCTTCAGGGGATGAACACAGCAGAGGACCTTGCTATAACTAGCAGTGCTCATTCAACCCAGGTAGAAGAGTGGACAACCATTCTGATTCAGAACTGCAGTGTACAG gCTATGAACTGTACTTCCTGTTGCATGGTTCCTGTTACACTGAATATACAGATACTGTGGACTAAGGTGGGCCTCCTGTCCAACCCTCAAGCTCAAATACTGAGTGCACGGTACTCTTATCAGTGTCACCTTCTAAAG CTCCTAGACGTGAGCCTAGTGCCTTTGACAACTGTCGTTACCTTCGCTGACATGACGGAATGGCCAGAACCTCCACATGGCCAGCCCAAAATACAGTGGAAACTCCCATTtgacttctttttccccttcaaggTGGTACTGAATGGAGAAAGAAGCTACAGAGGTGATCTTGCTGCCTATTTTTTGTTGATTCTAATATTGTCTAGTATTCTTTGCCTTTGA
- the TCTN3 gene encoding tectonic-3 isoform X2: MRGARGVLLALLLARLAAAAELPAGAARGAAPRAEATAPRRGPADRVAWGGARIPAAGALRGRPAPPPRRRRAPRAPPRPRPRPAAASSPETCGLRRPGAVDASRRTGGSRSVNQVCVEKSLVFRTNTPYHTDTISVPGEHDLLFCVHLDDSKLNYFQQPQPIKESDFLKFSEKYGRLSFLAVSQVQPSFSAFYRAGDPILIYFDSSSTLSMLRQPVKMGVSGLCVDGNPAGFLESKSTSCTRIFTNLSKSCITDPALDAASYYRDFTVLKVPIDGTLVESMKVKIIPVTPPRAPYMKENTCNNAVSEVTYEIEFNGTHGIQSVSVRFKVTNISGNSGVSLQQHFTLHFWTRTPSHTLPRSRNPGFIIGAPLLIANTGAKQHMTILRSEGDGSCSQFLRHTVQFGKNMRTGCKLSLPQTEESNCSYIQMKLYEALQGMNTAEDLAITSSAHSTQVEEWTTILIQNCSVQLLDVSLVPLTTVVTFADMTEWPEPPHGQPKIQWKLPFDFFFPFKVVLNGERSYRGDLAAYFLLILILSSILCL, translated from the exons ATGCGCGGCGCCCgcggggtgctgctggccctgctgctggcgcGGCTGGCTGCCGCCGCCGAGCTGCCCGCCGGGGCCGCGCGCGGAGCGGCTCCCCGAGCCGAGGCGACGGCTCCGCGCCGAGGCCCCGCCGACCGCGTGGCCTGGGGCGGCGCCCGGATCCCCGCCGCCGGCGCCCtccgcggccgccccgccccgccgccccgccgccgccgggccccgcgggcacccccgcggccccggccccgccccgccgccgccagctCGCCCGAAACTTGCGGCCTGCGCCGCCCCGGGGCAGTCGACGCGTCCCGCCGTACCGGCGGCAGCAG GTCTGTGAATCAAGTGTGTGTGGAAAAATCGCTTGTGTTCAGAACTAATACTCCTTATCACACTGATACCATTTCTGTCCCTGGTGAACATGATCTGCTGTTCTGTGTGCACCTGGATGACT CAAAGCTGAACTATTTCCAGCAGCCACAGCCTATCAAAGAATCTGATTTTCTGAAGTTCTCAGAGAAGTACGGCAGACTCTCTTTCTTAGCAGTATCACAAGTCCAGCCATCGTTTTCTGCCTTTTACCGG GCTGGTGATCCAATCCTAATCTATTTTGATTCATCATCTACACTGAGTATGCTTAGACAACCAGTGAAAATGGGAGTCAGTGGACTCTGTGTTGATGGAAATCCTGCTG GCTTCCTGGAAAGTAAAAGCACAAGCTGTACTCGGATTTTCACCAACTTGAGCAAGAGCTGCATTACTGACCCTGCCCTAGATGCTGCCTCATACTACCGTGACTTCACAGTGCTAAAG gtTCCAATCGATGGCACTCTTGTGGAGTCCATGAAG GTGAAGATCATCCCAGTCACACCACCTAGAGCTCCctacatgaaagaaaacacatgtaACAATGCTGTTTCTGAG GTGACCTATGAAATAGAATTCAATGGCACCCATGGGATTCAGAGTGTGTCTGTCCGGTTCAAAGTGACCAACATCTCTGGGAACTCAGGAgtctctctgcagcagcacttcaCTTTGCACTTCTGG ACCAGGACTCCATCTCATACGTTGCCTAGAAGCAGAAACCCTGGCTTCATCATTGGAGCACCACTGCTGATTGCAAACACTGGTGCCAAGCAGCAT ATGACCATTTTAAGGAGTGAGGGTGATGGAAGTTGTTCACAGTTCCTCAGACACACGGtacaatttggaaaaaatatgagGACTGGCTGCAAGCTCAG CCTACCCCAAACAGAAGAAAGTAACTGCAGTTACATCCAGATGAAGTTATATGAGGCTCTTCAGGGGATGAACACAGCAGAGGACCTTGCTATAACTAGCAGTGCTCATTCAACCCAGGTAGAAGAGTGGACAACCATTCTGATTCAGAACTGCAGTGTACAG CTCCTAGACGTGAGCCTAGTGCCTTTGACAACTGTCGTTACCTTCGCTGACATGACGGAATGGCCAGAACCTCCACATGGCCAGCCCAAAATACAGTGGAAACTCCCATTtgacttctttttccccttcaaggTGGTACTGAATGGAGAAAGAAGCTACAGAGGTGATCTTGCTGCCTATTTTTTGTTGATTCTAATATTGTCTAGTATTCTTTGCCTTTGA
- the TCTN3 gene encoding tectonic-3 isoform X1: protein MRGARGVLLALLLARLAAAAELPAGAARGAAPRAEATAPRRGPADRVAWGGARIPAAGALRGRPAPPPRRRRAPRAPPRPRPRPAAASSPETCGLRRPGAVDASRRTGGSRSVNQVCVEKSLVFRTNTPYHTDTISVPGEHDLLFCVHLDDSKLNYFQQPQPIKESDFLKFSEKYGRLSFLAVSQVQPSFSAFYRAGDPILIYFDSSSTLSMLRQPVKMGVSGLCVDGNPAGFLESKSTSCTRIFTNLSKSCITDPALDAASYYRDFTVLKVKIIPVTPPRAPYMKENTCNNAVSEVTYEIEFNGTHGIQSVSVRFKVTNISGNSGVSLQQHFTLHFWTRTPSHTLPRSRNPGFIIGAPLLIANTGAKQHMTILRSEGDGSCSQFLRHTVQFGKNMRTGCKLSLPQTEESNCSYIQMKLYEALQGMNTAEDLAITSSAHSTQVEEWTTILIQNCSVQAMNCTSCCMVPVTLNIQILWTKVGLLSNPQAQILSARYSYQCHLLKLLDVSLVPLTTVVTFADMTEWPEPPHGQPKIQWKLPFDFFFPFKVVLNGERSYRGDLAAYFLLILILSSILCL from the exons ATGCGCGGCGCCCgcggggtgctgctggccctgctgctggcgcGGCTGGCTGCCGCCGCCGAGCTGCCCGCCGGGGCCGCGCGCGGAGCGGCTCCCCGAGCCGAGGCGACGGCTCCGCGCCGAGGCCCCGCCGACCGCGTGGCCTGGGGCGGCGCCCGGATCCCCGCCGCCGGCGCCCtccgcggccgccccgccccgccgccccgccgccgccgggccccgcgggcacccccgcggccccggccccgccccgccgccgccagctCGCCCGAAACTTGCGGCCTGCGCCGCCCCGGGGCAGTCGACGCGTCCCGCCGTACCGGCGGCAGCAG GTCTGTGAATCAAGTGTGTGTGGAAAAATCGCTTGTGTTCAGAACTAATACTCCTTATCACACTGATACCATTTCTGTCCCTGGTGAACATGATCTGCTGTTCTGTGTGCACCTGGATGACT CAAAGCTGAACTATTTCCAGCAGCCACAGCCTATCAAAGAATCTGATTTTCTGAAGTTCTCAGAGAAGTACGGCAGACTCTCTTTCTTAGCAGTATCACAAGTCCAGCCATCGTTTTCTGCCTTTTACCGG GCTGGTGATCCAATCCTAATCTATTTTGATTCATCATCTACACTGAGTATGCTTAGACAACCAGTGAAAATGGGAGTCAGTGGACTCTGTGTTGATGGAAATCCTGCTG GCTTCCTGGAAAGTAAAAGCACAAGCTGTACTCGGATTTTCACCAACTTGAGCAAGAGCTGCATTACTGACCCTGCCCTAGATGCTGCCTCATACTACCGTGACTTCACAGTGCTAAAG GTGAAGATCATCCCAGTCACACCACCTAGAGCTCCctacatgaaagaaaacacatgtaACAATGCTGTTTCTGAG GTGACCTATGAAATAGAATTCAATGGCACCCATGGGATTCAGAGTGTGTCTGTCCGGTTCAAAGTGACCAACATCTCTGGGAACTCAGGAgtctctctgcagcagcacttcaCTTTGCACTTCTGG ACCAGGACTCCATCTCATACGTTGCCTAGAAGCAGAAACCCTGGCTTCATCATTGGAGCACCACTGCTGATTGCAAACACTGGTGCCAAGCAGCAT ATGACCATTTTAAGGAGTGAGGGTGATGGAAGTTGTTCACAGTTCCTCAGACACACGGtacaatttggaaaaaatatgagGACTGGCTGCAAGCTCAG CCTACCCCAAACAGAAGAAAGTAACTGCAGTTACATCCAGATGAAGTTATATGAGGCTCTTCAGGGGATGAACACAGCAGAGGACCTTGCTATAACTAGCAGTGCTCATTCAACCCAGGTAGAAGAGTGGACAACCATTCTGATTCAGAACTGCAGTGTACAG gCTATGAACTGTACTTCCTGTTGCATGGTTCCTGTTACACTGAATATACAGATACTGTGGACTAAGGTGGGCCTCCTGTCCAACCCTCAAGCTCAAATACTGAGTGCACGGTACTCTTATCAGTGTCACCTTCTAAAG CTCCTAGACGTGAGCCTAGTGCCTTTGACAACTGTCGTTACCTTCGCTGACATGACGGAATGGCCAGAACCTCCACATGGCCAGCCCAAAATACAGTGGAAACTCCCATTtgacttctttttccccttcaaggTGGTACTGAATGGAGAAAGAAGCTACAGAGGTGATCTTGCTGCCTATTTTTTGTTGATTCTAATATTGTCTAGTATTCTTTGCCTTTGA